In the Palaeococcus pacificus DY20341 genome, one interval contains:
- the argF gene encoding ornithine carbamoyltransferase, with amino-acid sequence MVVSLAGRDILCLQDFTREEIETILKTAEMMKIWNKIGKPHRVLEGKTLAMIFQKPSTRTRISFEVGIYQLGGYGLYLNAQDLQLRRGETIADTARVLSRYVDGIMARVYAHKDVEDLAKYASVPVINGLSDFSHPCQALADYMTIKEKKGKIEGLKVVYVGDGNNVAHSLMIAGTKLGAHVVVATPEGFEPDEKVIKWAEANAAESGGSFELLHDPIKAVKDADVIYTDVWASMGQEAEAEERRKIFAPFQVNKDLVKHAKPNYIFMHCLPAHRGEEVTDDVVDSPNSVVFDEAENRLHAQKAAMALVMGGIKL; translated from the coding sequence ATGGTAGTTAGCTTAGCTGGAAGGGATATTTTGTGCCTTCAAGACTTTACGAGGGAAGAGATTGAGACAATTCTTAAGACAGCTGAAATGATGAAGATTTGGAACAAAATAGGCAAGCCACACCGCGTTCTCGAGGGTAAGACTTTGGCCATGATTTTCCAAAAGCCCTCCACAAGGACGAGGATAAGCTTTGAGGTAGGTATATATCAACTCGGTGGCTATGGTCTCTATTTGAACGCTCAAGACCTCCAACTTAGGAGAGGAGAGACAATAGCCGACACTGCAAGAGTTTTGAGCCGCTATGTGGACGGTATTATGGCGAGAGTTTATGCCCACAAGGATGTTGAAGACCTCGCTAAATACGCAAGCGTCCCAGTCATCAACGGACTTAGCGACTTCTCACACCCATGTCAAGCCTTGGCTGACTACATGACAATCAAGGAGAAGAAGGGCAAAATTGAGGGGCTTAAGGTCGTTTATGTCGGCGATGGAAACAACGTCGCCCACTCCCTCATGATTGCGGGAACTAAGCTTGGAGCTCATGTCGTTGTTGCCACACCAGAAGGCTTCGAGCCGGACGAGAAGGTTATCAAGTGGGCCGAAGCTAATGCTGCTGAGAGTGGAGGAAGCTTCGAGCTCCTTCACGACCCAATCAAGGCCGTTAAAGATGCCGATGTCATCTACACGGACGTTTGGGCCTCAATGGGTCAAGAGGCTGAGGCAGAGGAGAGGAGAAAGATATTCGCTCCATTCCAAGTCAACAAGGACTTAGTTAAGCACGCAAAGCCAAACTACATCTTCATGCACTGCCTCCCAGCCCACAGGGGCGAGGAAGTCACCGACGATGTCGTCGACTCACCAAACAGCGTCGTCTTCGACGAGGCTGAAAACAGGCTCCACGCTCAAAAGGCCGCTATGGCTTTGGTCATGGGTGGCATTAAACTTTGA